The window ACGAAAGAAGTGATTGACCGCTTCCTGGGCTTGTTGCGGCAGATACACCTTGCCTTCTTTCAGGCGCAGCAACAATTCGTCCGGCGGCAAGTCCACCAGTTCCACTTCGTCGGCTTCTTCAAATACGGTATCGGGCACGGTTTCCCAAACCCGTATGCCGGAAATCTGACCGATGTCGTCATTCAGGCTTTCCAGATGCTGCACATTGAGCGCTGTGTAGACATCAATACCGGCCTCTAGTAGTTCGTGTATATCCTGCCAACGTTTCGGGTGCCGGCAACCCGGCGCATTGGAGTGCGCCAACTCATCAACCAAAATGATGGCTGGCCGGCGCTTTAGCGCGGCATCGATGTCGAATTCCTGCAGCACGGTGCCTTTGTAATCGATCTTCCGGGGCGGCAGAATTTCCAGTCCATCCAGCAAGGCTTTGGTTTCCTTCCGACCATGGGTTTCCACGACACCAATAACCACGTCTAGGTTCTCGGAACGTCGCTCTCGCGCCGCCAATAACATCGCGAAGGTTTTGCCAACGCCGGCAGCAGCGCCGAAGAAAATCTTCAACCGGCCGCGTTTAGCTTTGGCCTGATCCCGCTCGACGCGGGCCAGGAGTTGGTCGGGATCGGGTCGTTCTGCATTCATCGTCGCCTTCCGGTGTTAGCTGCAAGTTGGATGTCGGTATAAAAAAGAGCTATCGCTGGTGGAAATTTAGCTCACGTATTTCTGATGGCGCAGCAGGAGTTCTGTTGTGTTCGAACCGCGTCATACCGACTCTTCAATTGCTTCGCCGATGGTCCGGCTAGCCGTTTTGGTATGGCCGGCATTGTTCACCAATAACTTTTGCAAGACTTCCATGCGCAGTTGCAATTGGGCCAATTCGTCGAGAATCAGCTCATGGCTACCTTGTAAACGGTTGCTCTCCGCTTCGCGTCCCAACGGAAGGCTACCCAAGATATCCTTATTTCTGCCGATTAAAGTCACCGAGACCAGTGCGGTGAACAACGAAAATAACACCATACCCAATAAAATCAATCCCGCCGCCAATACACGACCGAGAAACGATACCGGCACCACATCACCATAGCCGACATGAGTCATTGTTACCCAAGCCGACCAAATGCCATCCAGCGGCGAATGTATATTGACGTCGATCAAAAATAGCAGCATGCCGACCGTCAAGGTCGCAGCCAACGCCAGCAGCATCAGGTAACCCAGATGTTTGGATTTGAACAGATCGGCGCGTAGGTGATTAGCCCAATGTAGCGCTTGATAAAAGTCGCTTATTCCACTCATGATTTTTCTCTCGATATACGGACAGTGATTCTTCAAATAACGCCATGATCAAATCATGCGTTCGGCGCAGCAGGCCAGCAGATAAGCGCGACGCGAATTCGCCTGAAATGCGGGCGCTGTCGATTCTGTTGGCAACCAATCCAGGTGCAGTCTTAAACCGGCATTGGACATCAACACCACTTCGACGCCAGCGATACCGCTGATATATTTCACTACTTCGAAAGCATGCGGATTCGTCGGGTTCAAACAGATTTTCGGCCTGTCGCAACGTTCGTTAATGAAGCGCACCAAGGCTTCGAGTTCGGCGGGAGTATGCCCGTACGGTCTGGAAAAAATGCTTTTCCCCTCGCACCACAAAACCACTATCCACTCGTTTTTATCCGTGTTGTCGATACCTACGTAACTTCGCTCGTTCATGGGTTACCCCTGGAGTTGAAAACGTCTACAGTTTATGAAAAAGCTCGTAAAAAGGTCGTTAATATTCAAAGCATAAACATAAAGAAAATATAAAAATTCGCGGGATGAATGCTGAATTCAATGGTTTCTGGCATCCCAATTCGAAAAATCGACCAGCATGACGCCGTTGCCAATTCTTGAGGCGGCCTCCGGCCCGCGTCACATAGCCGAAACTTGTTAAGGGGAAGTCGGTACGACATCGATAGGTGGGGGCTTGGAGGTTATCCGCCTTGTTACGGTCTCCCCGAGCTAGGACTATTGAGGATTTAGACCTTCTTGACCTCTTTTCCAAAGGCCTAGGCGCGGATCACGCTCCTACGACTGTTTGCAAATCGGAAACAATGCGTTACACCGTGGTAGGCATATCTTAACGAAATCTTTATCTCGGAAAATTTACTATTCCCTCGCGCCGAAATCAGTCCAAGCGATTTTTATAGCTCAAAAAAGCCCGTCAGTCTCGTTAATTTCAGAACTTATCGCATTAACGATTTCAGCCGTCAAAATATCCATTCATGCCTAATCGGCTTAAGTGGAAAGTGCGATCCTTTTTATTTATCGGCAAACCAAGTGAAAAAATCTCGGATTATCAGTTTCTATCAATTTATTCTATTAACGTTAGCACTCATTATTCCAGAGATAAGCTTTGCCCAAGAAACAGCTGCGGCAAATCAATTGGATTTGAAGGATCATTTCGTGGGTTACTTTGCGGTTGCAGTCACCGTTATCGCTTATATATTGGCGATGACGGAAGATTTACATCAATTGAGCAAGGCAAAACCGATGGTTTTAGGCTCGGCTTTAATTTGGTTTGCAATTTTTATTTATTATTCATCCGAATATGGAACGGCAAAAAATGTCGCCGCTGTTTTTCAAAGTAATTTAACGGCTTATGCGGAATTATTTCTGTTTATCACGGTGTCGATGACTTTTTTAAACTCCATGACAGAGCGGGGTATTTTCGATGCATTGCGTATTGTATTAGCCAATAAACAGTACAGTTATCGGCAATTATTTTGGATTACAGGTGTATTAGCCTTTTTACTGTCTTTGGTGATCAGCAGCTTAACGGTGGGCTTGCTGATGGGCTACATCATCTTACAGATAGGAAAAGGCCAGCCCAAATTTGTGGGCTTAGCCGGCTTGAGCGCCGTGATCGCTGCCAATGCCGGTGGCACGATGAGCCCATTGGGAGGTATTTCTACATTTTTCGTTTGGCAACAGAATATGTTGCATTTTACTGATTTTTTTATTCTGACTATTCCGTGCATTGTGAATTTTTTTGTGCCGGCAGCGATTATGCACTTTGCTGTCAGCAAAGAAACGCCTAGTTTTTCTAAAGAAACCCCAGTTTTAAAACGCGGTAGCAAACGGATCATTTTTATATTTATCCTCACCTTCAGCATAACCATTTTATCGAACGTCTTTCTTGATATGCCGGCAATAGCAGGGATGATATTTGGTTTAGCGTTATTGCAATTCTTTGCGTATTATTTAACTAAGTCTGAACATAAATCCGAAAGAATTCATCATTTTTTAACAGACCATGAAAAACAGGATTATATTGAATCGCAAAAAGGTTTCGATGTTTTCAAGTGTATAGCCGGCGTCGATTGGGATACTTTGTTATTTTTCTACGGCGCGATGATGATCGTTGGCGCACTCAGTTTCCTGGGTTATTTGGATGCAATGGCCCATTATTTGTTTACCCAAATTAGCCCGACCCTTGCCAACGTACTAATCGGTCTGTCATCGGCCTGTATCGATAATGGGACATTGATGTTTGCGGTGTTAAATATGCATCCGCCTTTTCCGATGGGTCAATGGCTGTTATTGACACTGACATTGGGCGTCGGCGGTAGTTTGCTGGCGATCGGTTCGGCGCCTGCTCTGCATGTCCTGGGATTGATGAAAGGCAACATGGAAGAAGGCGAAGGTTACACATTTACCCTTCATTTACGCTGGATGCCTGCCATCTTATTGGGTTTTATCGCCAGTATTTTCACCCTTTATATCATCAACGGCGGTCAATTCTAGACCTGAGCCCTTGCCGAACCCGGAAATGAAAATGTTGTTTTCATTGTTACTATTGAGTCTGATTTTGCTGGGTTGCAGAGATACGCCGCGCGAGGCTGAAGTCTCCGGCGATGCCCAGGGGACGACTTATCACATTAAGCTAGTTTTAAACGAAGGCTCCGCTTCTTTGGAGGAAGTTAGCCATCAAATCACCGCGGTGCTGGCTGAAATAGACGCTCAAATGTCCAATTACCGGGAGGACTCTGAAATCTCGCGGCTGAACGGCCAAGAGAGCTCCGACTGGTTGTCGGTATCGCCGGAGATCGCCGGATTGTTAGCCATTGCCGATCAGGTTTATCGGCGCTCCGAAGGCTGTTACGATCTGACGGTAAAACCGCTATTCGATCTTTGGGGATTTTCCAAACATGAAAACCGGGTGCCGACCGATCAAGAAATTGCCGAACTGATCCCGCATATCGGCATGCCCTTACTGGAAATCGATGCGGCCGGGCATCGGATCAGAAAAATAGACCCCAAACTCAAAATCGATCTATCTTCTATCGCCCAAGGATACAGCGTCGGCATGATTGCTCAGCGCCTGGATGCTCTAGGGATTGAACATTATCTGGTCGAAATAGGCGGCGAAATGCTGGTGAAAGGCCGCAAAGCGAATGGCGACGATTGGCGTATCGGCGTCGAAATGCCCACATCCCCTACTCGGGATCTACAGAAAATCATCGACATCAAGGAAACGAAAGGCACAGCCATCATGACCGCCGGCACTTACCGGAATTTCTTTGAGGACCAAGGACAAAACTATTCTCATATCTTGAATCCAAAAACCGGCAAACCCGTGGACCATCATTTGCGTTCTGTGACCGTCATTCACGACAATCCAACCTGGGCCGATGCATGGGATACTGCCTTGCTCTGTGTCGGTGAAAGCAAAGCCATGCAAATCGCCGAAGCTGAAAACCTGAGAGTGCTGTTGGTCTACAAGAACGACAACAAGTTAAAGGAATACACCAGCAAAGCCTTCGATGCTGCGCAATAGCCCGAACCTACAATGATGAAGACCCGGCGCCAGGACATCGCAAAAGTTTTCGGCAATTTGCTGGTTAGCTTGGCTACGCCGCTGTTGTTGACCCTGCTCGATTGGCCGTTCAGACATGTCCTCAAGCCCAGCAATATTTTGTTGATTTATTTGCTGGGGGTGTTTTTTGTCGCCTTGCGTTTTGGCTTATGGCCGTCGATGTTGGCATCGTTGACCTGTGCCGGCGCCTTCGCCTATTTTTTTGCCCCGCCTATTTTTTCGTTTGCAATCGCCGATCAAGACAATCTGCTCGGCTTAGCCGTGATGTTGGTTATCGGCACCGTAACCAGCAAACTCGCCGAAACCGTGCGTGTGCAGTCTCTCGCGGCGACATTAAGAGAAAAACGCGCCTCCGCGCTGTATCGATTAAGCAAGGAACTGGCAGAAGCCAGCTTGGAACGGGACATAGTCGAAATTGGCGTGCGCCACATCCATGCCGAATTCGGCGGCAAAAATACGCTACTGTTGGCCAATCGCGCTGGGGAACTATCTTATCCAACGCAAACGATCTGGCCTATTTCCTTGCGCGGCACCAATTTGAACGTAGCGCGTTGGGTTTTTAGCCACGGTAAGAGCGCGGGCCATGGCAGCGACTATTTTGCCGAAGAGAACGCCGTTTACTTACCTCTCAAAGGCGCTATCCGCAGCATCGGCGTATTGGTTTTAGAGCTATCCGAAGCAGAGAAACTCGCACAAGAGGAGCAACGCTTATTTTTGGATACGTTTATCGGCCAGATCGCAAATACCTTGGAAAGGGCTTATCTGGTCGAACAAACCAAGGAAGCCAGCTTAAAAATTCAATCCGAAACGCTGCGTAATTCCTTGTTGAGTAGTATTTCCCACGACCTCAGGACACCGTTGGCGACCATCGTCGCTGCTGCCAGCACCCTGGAAACCGACAAAGAACGCCTGCCGGATAGCAGCCGAACAAACCTGGTAAGGACGATTAGCCGCGAAGCGCATCGCATGTCCGATCTGACCACCAAAATCCTGGAAATGGCGCGTTTGGAAGCCGGCGAAGTCATTCTCAATCGGCAATGGTACGAGCCGGAGGAGATCATCGGCAGCGCCTTACGCAGACTGGACAAAAACCTAAAAGTGCGTCCGGTCAATATTCAAATCGCCAATAACCAGGCCCTGATCCATGTCGATGCGGTATTGCTGCAACAAGTCATCGTCAACTTGCTCGATAACGCTGACAAATATTCGCCAAGCGGCAAACCCATCGACATCTCGGTCGAAACCAGCGCGCAAGGCGTCGGCATTCAAATAGCGGACCGCGGGATTGGCATCGGCAGCGGATACGAGGAAAAAATTTTCGATAAGTTTTTCCAAATTCATCCCGAAGGTGCACAAAGCGGCGTTGGTTTGGGGCTATCCATTTGCAGGGCCATTATCGAAGCCCACGGTGGGGAAATTACCGCTAGTCGCCGCCAAGGCGGCGGCTCTATTTTTCGACTCTGGCTGCCGTATTCCGAATGTCCTCCGACTATCGTCTTGGAAGAGAATGAAGGGGAATAAATGAAAACCGATAAGCCCAGAATCTTGCTCATCGAAGACGATCCGCCTCTGCGTCAATTGTTGACGACGACACTGGAGAATCAAAATTACGCCGTGTCGGCGTTCGCGAGCGGGCGAGAAGGGCTCAACGCCGCGCGCAACCAGCATCCCAGCCTGCTGATACTGGATTTGGGCTTGCCCGATCTCGACGGCCAGGAAGTCATACGCCGGTTACGTCTATGGTCGAAGTTGCCCGTCATTGTGCTGTCGGCACGCGATCAGGAAAATGACATCACGCAGGCCTTGGATAACGGAGCCGATGATTATCTGACCAAGCCATTCGGCAACGCCGAACTGCTGTCGCGAATCAAAGCCTTGCTCAGGCGCGTGACTGCGCCCGCCGCTAATGAGCAGATGTCTTTCCAAGCCGGCGACCTAATAGTAGAACTGAGCAAACGCCGCTTGTTTGTCGGCGAACGCGAAGTGCATTTAACGCCACTTGAATTTCGCTTGTTGGCCGAACTGGTCCGCAACGCCGGTTTTGTCGTCACCCATCGGCAATTGCTGGAAAAAGTGTGGGGACCGAGCTATGTCGAACACAGCCACTATTTACGTATTTACATGGGGCAATTGCGCCATAAGCTGGAAGCCGACCCCACCCGCCCCCGCTATTTGCTAACCGAAGCGGGGGTTGGTTACCGCCTGAACGACGGGGAAAATTGATGTTGCGCTTGGGCCGGTGCGTTTGTCCGAACTGCGGAAGGGAAAACCATGGCGAGGGACGATTAGGGACAACAAGCCAATGTCCATGCGGCTATGGGTTTTCCCAAGCGGCGCTGGATAAAATAAGACATTATTGGATATTTCAGATTTGCATTTGTTTTTCGCTGGCTGCGCTGTTCTTGTCTTTGGCGACATTTTTCGCAGTGCTGCCCGTCGATCCTTGGGAACGGTTCTTAAGTCCGATCCTGCAAGTTCCCGCTTTTACAACTTTCGTAGTCAGTCATCACGTGTTGATTCGGCATAAACGAAACTCTGCCG of the Methylomonas sp. MK1 genome contains:
- a CDS encoding potassium channel family protein, whose amino-acid sequence is MSGISDFYQALHWANHLRADLFKSKHLGYLMLLALAATLTVGMLLFLIDVNIHSPLDGIWSAWVTMTHVGYGDVVPVSFLGRVLAAGLILLGMVLFSLFTALVSVTLIGRNKDILGSLPLGREAESNRLQGSHELILDELAQLQLRMEVLQKLLVNNAGHTKTASRTIGEAIEESV
- the nhaD gene encoding sodium:proton antiporter NhaD; translated protein: MKKSRIISFYQFILLTLALIIPEISFAQETAAANQLDLKDHFVGYFAVAVTVIAYILAMTEDLHQLSKAKPMVLGSALIWFAIFIYYSSEYGTAKNVAAVFQSNLTAYAELFLFITVSMTFLNSMTERGIFDALRIVLANKQYSYRQLFWITGVLAFLLSLVISSLTVGLLMGYIILQIGKGQPKFVGLAGLSAVIAANAGGTMSPLGGISTFFVWQQNMLHFTDFFILTIPCIVNFFVPAAIMHFAVSKETPSFSKETPVLKRGSKRIIFIFILTFSITILSNVFLDMPAIAGMIFGLALLQFFAYYLTKSEHKSERIHHFLTDHEKQDYIESQKGFDVFKCIAGVDWDTLLFFYGAMMIVGALSFLGYLDAMAHYLFTQISPTLANVLIGLSSACIDNGTLMFAVLNMHPPFPMGQWLLLTLTLGVGGSLLAIGSAPALHVLGLMKGNMEEGEGYTFTLHLRWMPAILLGFIASIFTLYIINGGQF
- a CDS encoding FAD:protein FMN transferase, whose product is MLFSLLLLSLILLGCRDTPREAEVSGDAQGTTYHIKLVLNEGSASLEEVSHQITAVLAEIDAQMSNYREDSEISRLNGQESSDWLSVSPEIAGLLAIADQVYRRSEGCYDLTVKPLFDLWGFSKHENRVPTDQEIAELIPHIGMPLLEIDAAGHRIRKIDPKLKIDLSSIAQGYSVGMIAQRLDALGIEHYLVEIGGEMLVKGRKANGDDWRIGVEMPTSPTRDLQKIIDIKETKGTAIMTAGTYRNFFEDQGQNYSHILNPKTGKPVDHHLRSVTVIHDNPTWADAWDTALLCVGESKAMQIAEAENLRVLLVYKNDNKLKEYTSKAFDAAQ
- a CDS encoding DUF4118 domain-containing protein, giving the protein MMKTRRQDIAKVFGNLLVSLATPLLLTLLDWPFRHVLKPSNILLIYLLGVFFVALRFGLWPSMLASLTCAGAFAYFFAPPIFSFAIADQDNLLGLAVMLVIGTVTSKLAETVRVQSLAATLREKRASALYRLSKELAEASLERDIVEIGVRHIHAEFGGKNTLLLANRAGELSYPTQTIWPISLRGTNLNVARWVFSHGKSAGHGSDYFAEENAVYLPLKGAIRSIGVLVLELSEAEKLAQEEQRLFLDTFIGQIANTLERAYLVEQTKEASLKIQSETLRNSLLSSISHDLRTPLATIVAAASTLETDKERLPDSSRTNLVRTISREAHRMSDLTTKILEMARLEAGEVILNRQWYEPEEIIGSALRRLDKNLKVRPVNIQIANNQALIHVDAVLLQQVIVNLLDNADKYSPSGKPIDISVETSAQGVGIQIADRGIGIGSGYEEKIFDKFFQIHPEGAQSGVGLGLSICRAIIEAHGGEITASRRQGGGSIFRLWLPYSECPPTIVLEENEGE
- a CDS encoding response regulator, with the translated sequence MKTDKPRILLIEDDPPLRQLLTTTLENQNYAVSAFASGREGLNAARNQHPSLLILDLGLPDLDGQEVIRRLRLWSKLPVIVLSARDQENDITQALDNGADDYLTKPFGNAELLSRIKALLRRVTAPAANEQMSFQAGDLIVELSKRRLFVGEREVHLTPLEFRLLAELVRNAGFVVTHRQLLEKVWGPSYVEHSHYLRIYMGQLRHKLEADPTRPRYLLTEAGVGYRLNDGEN